One Patescibacteria group bacterium genomic window carries:
- a CDS encoding 50S ribosomal protein L19: protein MADEKNDLKVTNDAQPEATPEVSAVKGQEIKDPSKIKPGAVVRVHLKVKELNTKGEERERIQVFEGTVIAKKGKDAQSATITVRKIASGVGVERIFPLRSPVIAKFEEVKSLRVRKAKLYYTRTSKRALKEVK, encoded by the coding sequence ATGGCCGACGAAAAGAACGATCTGAAAGTCACTAACGACGCCCAGCCGGAAGCCACTCCGGAAGTTTCGGCCGTCAAAGGCCAGGAGATCAAGGATCCTTCCAAGATCAAACCCGGCGCCGTCGTCCGCGTACATCTGAAGGTCAAAGAATTGAACACCAAAGGCGAGGAGCGCGAGCGCATCCAGGTCTTTGAAGGCACGGTCATCGCCAAGAAAGGCAAGGACGCCCAGAGCGCGACCATCACCGTCCGCAAGATCGCGAGCGGCGTCGGCGTGGAAAGGATCTTCCCGCTGCGCTCGCCGGTCATCGCCAAATTCGAGGAAGTGAAAAGCCTCCGCGTCCGCAAAGCCAAACTCTACTACACCCGCACGTCCAAGAGAGCTTTGAAAGAGGTGAAGTAA
- a CDS encoding RluA family pseudouridine synthase has translation MNISHTVQPEENGSRFDVLLAKLFTERSRSQLQKLIKQGVIRLNGKKVTPHFAVETGDVIESSVDLESVIERPTSLKPRPDIAINVIHDEESFAVVEKPAGLLMHPTVRAETETLAAAVLARWPEIAAVGESFERPGIMQRLDKEASGLVVIAKTPAAYDSLKKQFQEHTIEKEYSVLAHGHTPKDSGTIDLAIGRAASGDKMAARSEPMEGDRPAVTHYRVEQYYTNSALLAVRTETGRTHQIRAHLKALGNPIVGDTLYHPKLGMGFKTASPRLFLHARLLAFTNPATGVRVEFHSPLPADLQEVLQPLKKSK, from the coding sequence ATGAATATTTCCCATACGGTCCAACCCGAAGAGAACGGCTCCCGCTTCGATGTCCTGCTGGCGAAGCTTTTTACCGAACGCTCGCGCTCGCAGCTGCAGAAACTCATCAAGCAGGGCGTCATCAGATTGAACGGCAAAAAGGTCACGCCGCATTTCGCCGTCGAGACCGGCGACGTGATCGAGAGCTCCGTTGATCTGGAGAGCGTCATCGAACGCCCGACCAGTCTCAAGCCGCGTCCGGATATCGCCATCAACGTCATCCACGACGAGGAATCTTTCGCGGTCGTCGAAAAACCGGCCGGCCTGCTCATGCACCCGACCGTGCGCGCCGAGACCGAGACTTTGGCTGCGGCCGTCCTCGCCCGCTGGCCGGAGATCGCCGCGGTCGGCGAATCTTTCGAGCGCCCCGGCATCATGCAGCGCCTCGACAAGGAGGCATCGGGCCTCGTCGTCATCGCCAAGACTCCCGCAGCCTACGACTCGCTGAAGAAACAATTCCAGGAACACACGATCGAAAAAGAATATTCCGTGCTGGCCCACGGCCATACGCCCAAGGATTCGGGAACGATCGATCTGGCCATTGGCCGCGCGGCGAGTGGCGACAAGATGGCGGCGCGGTCCGAACCCATGGAAGGCGACCGGCCGGCCGTGACCCATTACCGCGTCGAGCAATATTATACGAATTCGGCGCTGCTCGCGGTCCGGACCGAGACCGGGCGCACGCATCAGATCCGCGCCCATCTCAAGGCGCTGGGTAATCCGATCGTCGGCGACACGTTGTATCACCCCAAGCTGGGGATGGGCTTCAAGACCGCTTCACCGCGCCTGTTCCTGCACGCCCGCCTGCTCGCATTCACGAATCCGGCCACGGGCGTTCGCGTCGAATTCCACTCGCCTTTGCCGGCGGACCTACAGGAAGTGCTTCAACCACTCAAGAAATCCAAATAG
- a CDS encoding HAD family hydrolase produces MRNERKFEIGLIDWNGTLQNDLGHIYECGVQRIFRHFKLPCPSLDDYRNEVTADFMTSFYWPRGIPAEISAADLNAIMSEGFKAKGVPAGVFADALGTMRKLRRRGYPLVLVSGYDSRKLAEAVARHGFTDLFEEVIGDARDKPAVFADLLRKRGLSGSAAAVVGDTIEDAAAAAAIGAVPFICPRGFHAIERILPLLIVVPNLVIVDDLRHLLPFFP; encoded by the coding sequence ATGAGAAACGAACGTAAGTTCGAGATCGGACTCATTGATTGGAACGGAACGTTGCAGAATGATCTAGGCCACATCTACGAATGCGGCGTGCAGCGGATCTTCCGCCATTTCAAACTGCCATGTCCCAGTCTCGATGATTACCGCAACGAGGTGACCGCGGATTTCATGACCAGTTTCTACTGGCCGCGCGGCATCCCGGCCGAGATCTCGGCCGCCGATCTCAACGCCATCATGAGCGAGGGATTCAAGGCCAAGGGCGTGCCGGCCGGCGTCTTCGCCGACGCGCTTGGGACGATGCGCAAGCTCCGGCGTCGCGGCTATCCACTGGTCCTTGTGAGCGGTTATGACAGCCGCAAGCTGGCCGAAGCGGTCGCTCGCCACGGCTTTACGGACCTGTTTGAGGAAGTGATCGGCGATGCGCGCGACAAGCCGGCGGTTTTTGCCGATCTTCTCAGGAAACGCGGTTTGTCCGGCAGCGCCGCCGCCGTCGTCGGCGATACGATCGAGGATGCCGCCGCCGCCGCTGCGATTGGCGCCGTGCCGTTCATCTGTCCGCGCGGTTTTCATGCCATCGAGCGGATCCTGCCGCTTCTCATCGTCGTACCGAATCTGGTCATCGTTGATGATCTGCGCCATCTCCTGCCGTTCTTTCCGTGA
- a CDS encoding L,D-transpeptidase family protein, with protein sequence MSHHKNHVRAVVAAIVFLASGFFGWSVSAAEVSTHARLETSSWRFANSTEPVRSTGYLEGLDGAPASAVLYDLGQDGVAEILVGSGFGQAPVVSLYQADGTLISRFAVYDPGMKQGVNVAAGDVDGDGRAEIVTGTGPGAAAHVLVFDGYGKMKAPAGGFFPFGRESRGGVAVAVSDVNGDGVNEIIAASGPGESPRVAVWKRPFFAAAAEFAPFAETMVAGVNVAAGDVDGDGVAEILAVPAGKSDPVARIIKVGEPASAPGGFSVSADMSNGLTVAAADIDDDGRAEIIVAPNSSGSARVAIFDHDGRLQKELSASDSGSIDGLIIAAGHMGSGQTVLAISAGRTASGRIFESKYIVVSVAEQRLHAYEYGREVRSFLVSTGTKKYATPTGDFSVLAKIPTVLYRWSYGPNDPNNYDLGRVPWNLRIMPHIYIHYAPWHNNFGRRMSHGCVNVNKANAEWIYDWAEVGVPVSINE encoded by the coding sequence ATGAGTCATCATAAAAATCATGTTAGGGCGGTCGTTGCGGCGATCGTCTTTTTGGCGTCCGGTTTTTTCGGTTGGTCGGTATCTGCGGCTGAAGTTTCGACCCATGCTCGTCTTGAGACCAGTTCTTGGCGGTTCGCTAACAGCACCGAACCGGTTCGTTCGACCGGTTATTTGGAGGGTCTGGACGGAGCGCCAGCTTCGGCTGTTTTGTATGACCTTGGACAGGACGGCGTCGCTGAAATCTTGGTTGGCAGCGGCTTTGGCCAGGCGCCGGTGGTCAGTCTGTATCAAGCCGATGGCACGCTCATCTCCAGGTTCGCCGTCTATGATCCGGGCATGAAACAAGGAGTCAATGTCGCCGCCGGCGACGTCGACGGCGACGGCCGCGCGGAGATCGTCACTGGCACTGGGCCGGGAGCCGCGGCTCATGTTTTGGTTTTCGATGGTTACGGAAAAATGAAAGCTCCGGCTGGCGGATTTTTTCCGTTCGGCCGTGAGTCGCGCGGCGGCGTCGCGGTTGCCGTCAGCGACGTTAACGGCGATGGAGTTAACGAGATCATTGCCGCGTCCGGTCCGGGTGAAAGTCCGCGGGTCGCGGTTTGGAAGCGCCCGTTCTTTGCCGCCGCCGCGGAGTTCGCTCCTTTTGCCGAGACCATGGTCGCGGGCGTGAACGTCGCCGCCGGCGACGTTGATGGCGACGGCGTCGCTGAGATTCTGGCGGTTCCCGCGGGCAAGAGCGATCCGGTCGCGCGGATCATCAAGGTTGGCGAGCCCGCGTCAGCGCCTGGAGGCTTCTCCGTCAGCGCCGACATGTCGAATGGTCTGACCGTGGCCGCGGCGGATATTGATGACGACGGACGCGCGGAGATCATCGTTGCTCCGAACAGCAGTGGTTCGGCGCGGGTCGCGATCTTTGATCATGATGGCCGGTTGCAGAAAGAATTATCGGCCAGCGATTCCGGTTCCATTGACGGCCTGATCATTGCTGCCGGACACATGGGTTCCGGCCAGACCGTACTGGCGATTTCGGCTGGCAGGACGGCATCCGGGCGGATATTCGAGTCGAAGTATATCGTCGTAAGCGTCGCTGAACAGCGTTTGCACGCCTACGAATATGGCCGTGAGGTCCGTTCTTTCCTGGTTTCGACCGGCACGAAAAAATACGCCACACCTACGGGCGATTTTTCCGTATTAGCCAAGATTCCCACAGTGCTTTATCGCTGGTCCTATGGTCCGAACGACCCGAACAATTACGATCTCGGACGCGTGCCTTGGAATCTGCGCATCATGCCGCATATTTATATTCATTACGCGCCATGGCATAATAATTTCGGCCGTCGCATGAGCCATGGCTGCGTCAACGTCAATAAGGCCAACGCCGAATGGATCTATGATTGGGCCGAGGTCGGCGTGCCGGTCAGCATCAATGAATAA
- a CDS encoding DHH family phosphoesterase: MEKQFVETLKRAEHALITFRRDWSVDALASALAIQRYLASKGKRAEIVADDFTPAKSAKFLPGANEVKPSFERLQKFIINLDVSKTKIEELSYDLKDDKLRIYINPKAGQFAAADLTTATSDFKYDLIIAVDTPDYHSLGALFDLNTDFFYHRPTVNIDHDPANEHYGNLNAVDIAATSTSEVIYSLLKSAGEHFLDPDTATCLLAGMISKTRSFKTPTVTPRTLEIAAELVAAGARRDEIVQNLYRTRSLATLKLWGRALARLKYDGAARFAWTLLVRPDFVHAGAGEEFLPDVIEELMMNSPEAEIFGVLYEQDAPADKSRPAGICALVSSEKYSNALGLVSSLKPEGTRRLARLCFPAANLIDAEKAVLGSIYKSLGKSLPADAITVPAGQPATQQAQAIGPSVA; the protein is encoded by the coding sequence ATGGAAAAACAATTCGTCGAGACCCTGAAGCGCGCCGAGCACGCTCTCATCACCTTCCGCCGTGATTGGAGCGTTGATGCGCTGGCTTCGGCGTTGGCCATCCAGCGTTATCTCGCGAGCAAAGGCAAACGCGCCGAGATCGTCGCCGACGATTTCACGCCGGCGAAGTCGGCCAAATTTTTGCCCGGCGCAAACGAGGTCAAACCGTCTTTCGAACGCCTGCAGAAATTCATCATCAACCTGGACGTCTCCAAGACCAAGATCGAAGAACTGTCTTACGATCTCAAGGATGACAAGCTGCGGATCTATATCAATCCGAAAGCCGGCCAGTTCGCCGCGGCCGATCTCACGACCGCGACCTCGGATTTCAAATACGACCTGATCATCGCGGTCGACACGCCGGACTATCACTCGCTCGGCGCGCTGTTCGACCTGAATACTGATTTCTTCTACCATCGGCCGACCGTCAACATTGACCACGATCCGGCCAACGAACACTACGGCAACCTGAACGCCGTGGATATTGCGGCGACTTCGACCTCGGAGGTCATCTACTCGCTCCTCAAGAGCGCCGGCGAACATTTCCTCGACCCGGACACCGCCACCTGCCTCCTCGCCGGGATGATTTCGAAGACGCGCAGTTTCAAGACGCCGACCGTCACGCCGCGCACGCTCGAGATCGCCGCGGAACTCGTCGCCGCCGGCGCGCGCCGCGACGAGATCGTCCAGAACCTCTACCGCACACGATCGCTCGCGACACTGAAGCTCTGGGGTCGAGCGCTCGCTCGTCTCAAATACGACGGCGCGGCCAGATTCGCCTGGACCCTGCTCGTGCGTCCGGATTTCGTCCACGCCGGAGCAGGCGAGGAATTCCTGCCGGACGTCATCGAAGAACTGATGATGAACTCGCCCGAAGCCGAGATCTTCGGCGTGCTCTACGAACAGGACGCGCCGGCTGACAAGTCGCGCCCGGCCGGCATCTGCGCCCTGGTCTCTTCAGAAAAATATTCGAATGCTCTCGGCCTGGTTTCGAGTCTCAAACCCGAAGGCACGCGCCGCCTGGCCCGGTTGTGTTTCCCGGCCGCGAACCTGATCGACGCTGAAAAAGCCGTCCTGGGATCGATCTATAAATCGCTGGGGAAGAGCCTGCCGGCTGATGCGATTACGGTTCCGGCGGGACAGCCTGCGACCCAACAAGCCCAGGCAATCGGACCATCAGTCGCCTGA
- a CDS encoding valine--tRNA ligase — MAKKAGIKDKKSGQSADRETVELDKAYEAAAVEDRIYAAWEASGFFNPDNLPGKRTKPFTIMMPPPNATGTLHVGHAMFLTLEDLMTRFHRLRGEAALWLPGTDHAAIATNTKVEKILAKEGKTKYDLGRDGFLKRVGEFVEGSRGTIRRQIRKMGSSCDWSREAFTLDEPRSRAVVALFKKMYDDGLIYRGFRIVNWCPRCESTLADDEVEYKEEPAKLYYMKYGPFVVATTRPETKLGDTGVAVHPDDERYQKWIGQMITVDFGIGPQEIRVIADASVDRNFGTGMVGLTPAHSAVDFEMAEKNLLPVKKIIGEDGRMTALAGKYAGLPVAEARAKFVADLEAKGLIEKIEEIKHSISVCYRCGTVVEPLTSRQWFVDVDVPIPGRGRNLKQLALDAVRRDGIKIYPERFEKVYFHWMENLRDWCISRQIWYGHRIPVWYCRSCYAGGEDSGRAGVGGKESGARAGIVVSAEHPGNCPACGRGDLDQDKDTLDTWFSSGTWTFSTLGWPEKTKDLKKFHPTQVLETGYDILFFWIARMILMTTYALKQIPFEKVYLHGLVRDEQGRKMSKSLENIIDPLDVSAKYGTDAVRLSLVIGGSAGNDLKLSEEKIAYFRNFTNKLWNISRFIQMSCGVTKLGRDGVKRPTPKTLADRWILGRFDEVVRSVTKDIEELNFSRAGETLRDFTWTELADWYLEIAKLEKGKEHLLAFLLREALKLWHPFMPFVTEEIYGRLFGQGGKDLLMVAVWPKVAAKRAVPAVKEFALVQEAVVAIRNLRSTYKVEPGKVIEAVIFAGAKLALFKKQAHLITGLAKVGDLKIAAKGKQPEKAAGAVVGKVQIFVPLGSLIDLGAEKKRLEAEIVEAERYLAALAAKLGNENFVARAPAPVVAAEKEKLAVQKEKVGKLKEQLAQLG, encoded by the coding sequence ATGGCTAAAAAAGCGGGAATCAAGGATAAAAAGAGCGGCCAGTCCGCCGACCGCGAGACGGTGGAATTAGATAAGGCCTACGAGGCTGCCGCGGTCGAGGACCGTATCTATGCCGCCTGGGAGGCGAGCGGTTTTTTCAACCCCGACAATCTGCCCGGCAAGCGGACCAAGCCGTTCACGATCATGATGCCGCCGCCGAACGCCACCGGCACGCTCCACGTCGGTCACGCCATGTTCCTGACGCTCGAGGATCTGATGACGCGCTTCCATCGCCTGCGCGGCGAAGCGGCGTTGTGGCTTCCTGGCACCGACCACGCCGCCATCGCCACCAACACCAAGGTGGAGAAGATCCTGGCCAAGGAAGGCAAGACCAAATACGACCTCGGCCGTGATGGCTTCCTGAAACGCGTCGGCGAATTCGTCGAGGGTTCGCGCGGCACCATCCGCCGACAGATCCGCAAGATGGGTTCGTCCTGCGACTGGTCGCGCGAGGCTTTCACTCTGGACGAGCCGCGCTCCCGCGCCGTGGTCGCGCTGTTCAAGAAAATGTACGACGACGGTCTGATCTATCGCGGTTTCCGCATCGTCAACTGGTGCCCGCGTTGCGAATCCACGCTCGCGGACGACGAGGTCGAATATAAGGAAGAGCCAGCCAAGCTGTATTACATGAAATACGGGCCGTTCGTCGTGGCGACCACGCGGCCGGAGACCAAGCTTGGCGACACCGGCGTCGCGGTCCACCCCGATGATGAGCGCTATCAGAAATGGATCGGCCAGATGATCACCGTGGACTTCGGCATCGGGCCGCAGGAGATCCGCGTCATTGCCGACGCTTCCGTTGACCGTAATTTCGGCACGGGCATGGTCGGACTCACTCCGGCGCATTCCGCCGTGGACTTCGAGATGGCCGAAAAGAATTTGCTGCCGGTGAAGAAGATCATCGGCGAGGACGGCCGGATGACTGCCTTGGCCGGCAAATACGCCGGGCTGCCGGTCGCGGAAGCGCGCGCCAAGTTCGTCGCCGACCTCGAAGCCAAGGGCCTCATCGAGAAGATCGAGGAGATCAAGCACAGCATCTCCGTCTGCTACCGCTGCGGCACGGTCGTGGAGCCACTGACCTCGCGCCAGTGGTTCGTCGACGTCGACGTGCCGATCCCGGGCCGCGGCCGGAATCTGAAACAACTGGCGCTCGACGCGGTGCGTCGGGACGGCATCAAGATCTATCCCGAGCGTTTTGAGAAGGTCTACTTCCACTGGATGGAGAATCTGCGCGACTGGTGCATCTCGCGCCAGATCTGGTACGGGCATCGTATTCCGGTCTGGTACTGCCGCTCCTGCTACGCCGGAGGCGAGGATTCGGGCCGCGCCGGCGTCGGCGGCAAGGAGTCTGGTGCGCGCGCCGGCATCGTGGTTTCCGCCGAGCATCCCGGCAACTGCCCGGCCTGCGGTCGCGGCGACCTCGACCAGGACAAGGACACCCTCGACACCTGGTTCTCGTCCGGGACCTGGACATTTTCGACGCTGGGTTGGCCTGAAAAAACGAAAGATCTCAAGAAGTTCCATCCGACCCAGGTGCTTGAGACCGGCTATGACATCCTGTTCTTCTGGATCGCCCGCATGATCCTCATGACCACTTATGCGCTGAAGCAGATCCCGTTCGAGAAGGTCTATCTGCACGGTCTCGTGCGCGACGAGCAGGGGCGGAAGATGTCCAAGTCGCTCGAGAACATCATCGATCCGCTCGACGTCTCGGCCAAATACGGCACGGACGCGGTGCGTCTGTCGCTCGTCATCGGCGGTTCGGCCGGCAACGATCTGAAACTGTCCGAGGAGAAGATCGCCTACTTCCGCAACTTCACCAACAAGCTCTGGAACATCTCGCGGTTCATACAGATGAGTTGCGGAGTGACGAAGTTGGGGAGAGACGGAGTCAAGAGGCCGACTCCGAAGACGCTCGCCGATCGCTGGATCCTCGGCCGCTTCGACGAGGTCGTCCGGTCCGTGACCAAAGATATCGAAGAGCTGAATTTCTCGCGCGCCGGCGAGACGCTGCGCGATTTCACCTGGACCGAACTCGCCGACTGGTATCTGGAGATCGCCAAGCTGGAGAAAGGCAAAGAGCATCTGCTGGCGTTCCTGCTCCGGGAGGCGCTGAAGCTCTGGCATCCGTTCATGCCGTTCGTGACCGAGGAGATCTACGGCCGGCTGTTCGGCCAGGGCGGTAAGGACCTGCTCATGGTCGCCGTTTGGCCCAAGGTCGCGGCCAAACGCGCCGTGCCGGCGGTCAAGGAATTCGCTCTGGTCCAGGAAGCCGTCGTCGCGATCCGCAATCTACGCTCGACTTATAAGGTGGAGCCGGGCAAGGTAATCGAGGCGGTCATTTTTGCTGGAGCCAAGCTGGCGCTCTTCAAGAAACAGGCTCATCTCATCACTGGACTCGCCAAGGTCGGTGATCTGAAGATCGCCGCCAAGGGCAAGCAGCCCGAGAAAGCGGCTGGCGCCGTGGTCGGCAAGGTCCAGATCTTCGTGCCGCTCGGGAGCCTCATCGATCTGGGCGCGGAAAAGAAACGTTTGGAGGCCGAGATCGTCGAGGCAGAGAGATATCTGGCCGCGCTCGCGGCTAAGCTCGGCAACGAGAATTTCGTCGCTCGCGCGCCGGCTCCGGTTGTCGCCGCGGAAAAGGAAAAGCTGGCCGTTCAGAAAGAGAAGGTCGGCAAGCTGAAGGAACAGCTTGCTCAGCTGGGTTGA